One Thermodesulfovibrionales bacterium DNA segment encodes these proteins:
- a CDS encoding SET domain-containing protein: MRELDDIYRTPLKKVLDEIREWKRGKGQYARYATRNIRKDQIILSLKNISRKTDRSTAYTIRYDQDIYYEPLSGVYYLNHSCNPSGYICFDDFTFRALREIEEGEELTFHYCTTEFALSAPFRCLCGSDSCLAYIRGFRFLNVKEQIRLLPLLSPFLKRFLSCTKPHHRT, translated from the coding sequence ATGAGAGAGCTTGACGACATATATAGGACACCCCTGAAGAAGGTCCTCGATGAGATAAGAGAATGGAAGCGGGGCAAGGGACAATATGCCCGGTATGCGACCCGCAATATTCGAAAGGATCAGATCATCCTGTCCTTGAAGAACATTTCGAGAAAAACAGACCGTTCCACAGCCTATACCATTCGATATGATCAGGACATTTACTATGAGCCTCTCAGCGGTGTCTACTATCTCAATCACAGCTGTAATCCGTCAGGGTATATCTGTTTTGACGATTTTACCTTTCGGGCCCTCAGAGAGATAGAGGAAGGTGAAGAATTGACGTTTCACTATTGTACGACAGAGTTTGCATTGTCCGCTCCCTTCAGGTGTCTTTGCGGCTCAGACAGCTGCCTGGCATATATTCGGGGATTTCGGTTTCTCAATGTAAAAGAACAGATCAGACTCCTGCCGCTGCTCTCTCCCTTTCTGAAAAGATTCCTTTCTTGCACGAAGCCTCATCACCGGACCTGA